The following coding sequences are from one Pigmentibacter sp. JX0631 window:
- a CDS encoding 2-hydroxyacid dehydrogenase translates to MKVIVFSAHDYEKPYFSELNTVNNHELFFVYNNLNLESAIMAKGFDCVCAFVNDKLDAEILVKLKEIGIKLIALRSAGFNHVNLNAAFELNLPIVRVPAYSPHAIAEHGVALLLTLNRKIHKAYNRSKEFNFSLEGLVGFDLHGKTVGIVGTGKIGLEMAKIMHGFGCQILAYDKYPNTSLNYMQFVSLDEIYKKCDIISLHIPLTNDTHHLINESAFSCMKKNAIIINTSRGGIIDTKALIEALKTKTIKGAALDVYEEEENYFFSDFSGKGIDDDNLARLLTFPNVIVTGHQGFLTAEAIHNIVETTLNNISDFENKLPLINEVKIQKNNF, encoded by the coding sequence ATGAAAGTCATTGTTTTTAGCGCCCATGATTATGAAAAGCCATATTTTTCCGAATTAAATACAGTCAATAACCATGAATTATTCTTTGTATACAATAATTTAAATTTAGAATCTGCTATCATGGCCAAAGGCTTTGATTGCGTTTGCGCTTTTGTGAATGACAAATTAGATGCTGAAATATTAGTTAAATTAAAAGAAATTGGTATTAAATTAATTGCTTTACGTAGTGCTGGTTTTAACCATGTCAATTTAAATGCTGCCTTTGAACTAAACCTTCCTATTGTTAGAGTTCCAGCTTATTCTCCACATGCTATTGCAGAGCACGGAGTAGCATTATTGTTAACTTTAAATAGAAAAATTCACAAAGCTTATAATCGCTCAAAGGAATTTAATTTTTCATTAGAAGGTTTAGTAGGATTTGACTTACATGGCAAAACAGTAGGTATCGTTGGAACAGGTAAAATTGGATTAGAAATGGCAAAAATTATGCATGGTTTTGGTTGCCAGATCTTAGCATATGATAAATATCCAAACACAAGTTTAAACTATATGCAGTTTGTTTCGTTAGATGAAATATATAAAAAATGTGACATCATATCACTGCATATACCTTTGACAAATGATACGCACCATTTAATTAATGAATCCGCTTTTTCTTGTATGAAAAAAAATGCCATTATTATTAATACTAGCAGAGGTGGAATTATAGATACAAAAGCATTAATTGAAGCATTAAAAACAAAAACTATTAAAGGTGCAGCTCTTGATGTGTATGAAGAAGAAGAAAATTATTTCTTTTCTGACTTCTCGGGTAAAGGAATTGATGACGATAATTTAGCAAGACTGTTAACTTTTCCAAATGTAATTGTTACTGGCCATCAAGGATTTTTAACTGCTGAAGCAATTCATAACATTGTTGAAACTACGTTAAATAATATTTCTGACTTTGAAAATAAACTTCCTTTAATTAATGAAGTTAAAATTCAAAAAAATAATTTCTAA
- a CDS encoding peptide ABC transporter substrate-binding protein: MDEFTGLKKLVAFICCFIIEFSYSFDDMHGKIYRNKELNIGQTEFPSLLDPQKCKENICNVLIYQLFEGLVISNGEGKIIPANAERWTLSSDGKTYTFYLRKNLKWSDGSKLTANDYVYSMQRLVDPAVYSFQSYLSEFIKNSKEIILGKMPISSLGVKAIGEYILEISLTQPTPIFLEILAVSNNFPVQKNNIEKFGSKFTLPENLVTNGSYTLKKSSKSAKIILEANKYYWNQKAINFERINYIFEKDPNTLIKLYLSGQIDIVIDIEIDQIKSIKNKIDAELKTVPILGCYFYIFNIQSPPFSNKKLRQALNIAIDREYISQHIFSKTQIPLYDFLSYGLKNHDHTMPYWYSWTRENQIKEAKRLYKEAGYNENNHLNIYIHFNKAYMQRNIAVSIANMWKQILGINAELVEEEGDNLEEKEKLDNYQVIRMGVLANINDVYDFYNILTSSNPLNNSNYKNKYYDKIVLDLMHELDPKKRKELIHQASKILLEDVPRIPIISKTTNFLVKPYILNFKINPLQLYLLSEVSVKTEGKLK; encoded by the coding sequence ATGGATGAATTTACAGGTCTAAAAAAATTAGTTGCATTTATTTGTTGTTTTATAATTGAATTTTCTTATTCTTTTGATGACATGCATGGTAAAATCTATAGAAATAAGGAACTTAATATAGGGCAAACTGAATTTCCTAGTTTATTAGATCCACAAAAATGTAAAGAAAATATTTGCAATGTATTAATTTATCAACTTTTTGAAGGATTAGTGATATCAAATGGTGAAGGTAAAATAATACCTGCAAATGCTGAACGTTGGACTCTAAGTTCAGATGGTAAAACTTATACGTTTTATTTAAGAAAAAATTTAAAGTGGTCTGATGGGTCTAAATTAACGGCAAATGATTATGTTTATTCCATGCAACGTTTGGTTGACCCTGCAGTTTATTCTTTTCAATCTTATTTGTCAGAATTTATCAAAAATAGCAAAGAAATTATTTTAGGTAAAATGCCAATAAGCTCACTTGGTGTAAAAGCAATTGGTGAATATATCCTAGAAATTAGTTTAACTCAGCCGACACCTATTTTTTTAGAAATATTAGCAGTATCTAATAATTTTCCAGTACAAAAAAATAATATCGAAAAATTTGGTAGTAAATTTACATTACCAGAAAATTTAGTGACGAATGGCAGTTATACCCTAAAGAAATCTAGTAAAAGTGCAAAAATAATTTTAGAAGCAAACAAATATTACTGGAATCAAAAAGCTATAAATTTTGAAAGAATAAATTATATTTTTGAAAAAGATCCAAATACATTAATAAAACTTTATCTATCAGGTCAAATCGATATTGTAATCGATATAGAGATCGATCAAATTAAAAGTATTAAAAATAAAATTGATGCAGAATTAAAAACGGTTCCTATTTTAGGCTGCTATTTTTATATATTTAATATTCAATCACCTCCTTTTAGTAATAAAAAATTACGCCAAGCTTTAAATATTGCAATCGATAGAGAATATATTTCACAACATATTTTTAGTAAAACTCAAATTCCATTATATGATTTCCTATCTTATGGTCTAAAAAATCATGATCATACAATGCCATATTGGTATTCTTGGACTCGCGAAAATCAAATTAAAGAAGCAAAACGCTTGTATAAAGAAGCGGGATATAATGAAAACAACCATTTAAATATATATATACATTTTAATAAAGCTTATATGCAAAGAAATATTGCAGTATCTATTGCAAATATGTGGAAACAAATTCTTGGAATCAATGCTGAATTAGTTGAAGAAGAAGGGGATAATTTAGAAGAAAAAGAAAAACTAGACAATTATCAAGTTATTAGAATGGGTGTGCTCGCAAATATTAATGATGTTTATGATTTTTATAATATTTTAACAAGTAGTAATCCCTTAAATAATTCAAATTACAAAAATAAATACTATGATAAAATTGTATTAGATCTTATGCATGAGCTTGATCCAAAGAAACGAAAAGAATTAATTCATCAGGCTTCAAAAATTCTTTTAGAAGATGTTCCAAGAATTCCAATTATTAGTAAGACTACAAATTTTTTAGTAAAACCATATATTCTTAACTTCAAAATTAATCCCTTACAGCTTTATTTACTTTCTGAAGTTAGTGTTAAAACTGAAGGGAAATTGAAGTAA
- a CDS encoding glucose-6-phosphate isomerase, translated as MLSLEKRLILDWTKVHDVFPIEKHLANETNNLISAKKALATGKGKSPEFTGWVHYVKEECPKIINEISKTVETINNHSDAVVVVGIGGSLLGTKAVYEALTHTYAAVKPDQFHKKPLLFWAGHHLALDELSELLDALDCYTPSLIVVSKSGGTTEPALAFRVLKQYLDDRFGTTEASHRIFSITDPSDGTLLKISKENNYPHFSIPKTVGGRYSIFTPVGLLPLAIAGINIQEFVAGAQQAYEDSLSEKNHSLETNPALCYAGVRNVLYKNNYKIESLCTWTPKAKGIAEWWKQLFGESDGKENTGIFPASANFTTDLHSLGQYFQDGERHLFATHLKIQDEYSLTKGSMKRKIKIPDPKLNDGFDFLLGKDLSYVQNEAQQGTFLAHSDGKVPTLVWEMPELNAWWIGYWMYVNMLACGIGGYARGINPFDQPGVEDYKNNMFALLGKPSYADKANQIKNRLNSGSRLRSLGLTTK; from the coding sequence ATGCTTTCGCTAGAAAAACGCCTCATTTTAGACTGGACAAAAGTCCATGATGTTTTTCCTATTGAAAAACATCTTGCCAATGAAACTAATAACTTAATTTCGGCAAAAAAAGCTCTTGCAACTGGAAAAGGCAAAAGTCCTGAATTTACAGGTTGGGTTCATTATGTAAAAGAAGAATGTCCGAAAATTATAAACGAAATAAGCAAAACTGTAGAAACCATAAATAACCATTCAGACGCAGTTGTTGTAGTTGGTATTGGTGGCAGCTTATTAGGAACCAAAGCTGTCTATGAAGCGTTGACTCACACTTATGCAGCAGTAAAACCAGATCAATTCCATAAAAAACCCTTATTATTTTGGGCTGGGCATCATTTAGCTCTTGATGAACTTTCTGAGCTGCTCGATGCCCTAGATTGCTATACTCCTAGTTTAATAGTTGTCTCCAAATCTGGGGGCACTACAGAGCCTGCCTTAGCATTCAGAGTTTTAAAGCAATATCTTGATGATAGATTTGGAACCACCGAAGCATCACACCGTATTTTTTCAATTACAGATCCTAGTGATGGAACTCTGTTAAAAATATCAAAAGAAAATAACTATCCTCATTTTAGCATTCCTAAAACAGTAGGTGGAAGATATTCAATATTTACTCCAGTAGGTTTGTTACCTTTAGCAATTGCTGGAATTAATATTCAAGAATTTGTTGCTGGTGCTCAACAGGCTTATGAAGACAGCTTGTCTGAAAAAAATCATTCCTTAGAAACAAACCCCGCACTTTGCTATGCTGGTGTTCGCAATGTTTTATATAAAAACAATTATAAAATAGAATCCCTATGCACATGGACACCAAAGGCCAAAGGGATTGCCGAATGGTGGAAACAACTTTTTGGCGAAAGCGATGGCAAAGAAAATACAGGTATTTTTCCCGCAAGCGCAAATTTTACGACAGATTTGCATTCATTAGGCCAATATTTTCAAGATGGAGAAAGACATCTATTTGCCACTCATCTTAAAATTCAAGATGAATACTCACTAACTAAAGGATCAATGAAAAGAAAAATAAAAATTCCTGATCCTAAATTAAATGATGGCTTTGATTTCTTATTAGGAAAAGATCTTTCCTATGTTCAAAATGAAGCTCAACAAGGAACTTTTCTTGCGCATTCCGATGGGAAGGTACCAACTTTGGTTTGGGAAATGCCCGAATTAAACGCTTGGTGGATCGGTTATTGGATGTATGTAAACATGTTAGCTTGTGGTATTGGTGGTTATGCACGAGGAATCAATCCTTTTGATCAACCAGGGGTTGAAGACTACAAAAATAATATGTTTGCACTCCTAGGGAAACCCAGTTATGCTGACAAAGCAAATCAAATAAAAAACAGATTAAATTCAGGTAGCCGTTTACGTTCTTTAGGATTAACTACTAAGTAA
- a CDS encoding rhodanese-related sulfurtransferase, translating to MNLNNQPHPEQFVNIAYYKFVQIDQPNELRETLLKLCNDLQIKGTILLAHEGVNSCLVGSEPAIDAYIDFMHKHPFFADIEFKKSFSEHIPFRRMLVKVKKEIIPMGMDSIQPANFTGKYVTALELKDWLDAGEDLVFLDTRNDYEVELGTFRNAIDPKIKKFRDFPDWVKENFMQYKKQKVITFCTGGIRCEKATAFMRQEGFEDVYQIHGGILKYFEETHKNTPADDNYYDGDCFVFDYRVAVDKQLKETQYEICYACWTPLRVEDKAHPNYKQDTYCPHCYENYLNKEVKRNNLIKENNMRSLKVRQERAKKIREQWEKGLL from the coding sequence ATGAATTTAAACAATCAACCTCATCCAGAACAATTTGTAAATATTGCATACTATAAATTTGTTCAAATTGATCAACCCAATGAACTTCGCGAAACCTTACTAAAGTTATGCAATGACTTGCAAATAAAGGGTACTATTTTACTAGCACACGAAGGGGTTAACTCCTGCTTAGTTGGCTCTGAACCAGCAATCGATGCCTATATAGATTTTATGCACAAACATCCATTTTTTGCAGACATTGAATTCAAAAAAAGTTTTAGTGAACATATTCCATTTCGTAGAATGTTAGTAAAAGTTAAAAAAGAAATTATTCCAATGGGAATGGATTCTATTCAACCAGCTAATTTTACAGGAAAATATGTCACTGCATTGGAATTAAAAGATTGGCTAGACGCAGGTGAAGATCTCGTTTTTTTAGACACTAGAAATGATTATGAGGTTGAGTTAGGCACTTTTCGCAACGCTATCGATCCAAAAATAAAAAAATTCCGTGATTTTCCTGACTGGGTTAAAGAAAATTTTATGCAATATAAAAAACAAAAGGTTATAACCTTTTGTACAGGCGGTATCCGTTGTGAAAAAGCTACCGCTTTTATGCGTCAAGAAGGATTTGAAGATGTCTACCAAATACATGGCGGAATTCTAAAATATTTTGAAGAAACGCATAAAAATACCCCTGCAGATGATAACTATTATGATGGCGACTGTTTTGTATTTGATTATCGAGTAGCCGTAGATAAACAATTAAAAGAAACTCAGTATGAAATATGCTATGCATGTTGGACTCCTCTAAGAGTTGAAGATAAGGCGCATCCTAATTACAAGCAGGATACTTATTGTCCACACTGCTATGAAAACTATCTTAACAAAGAAGTTAAGCGAAACAATTTAATTAAAGAAAACAATATGAGATCGCTCAAGGTTCGCCAAGAAAGAGCAAAAAAAATTCGTGAACAATGGGAAAAGGGACTCTTATAA
- a CDS encoding pitrilysin family protein encodes MRLTRTHFSYFKTIFLPIKTLLILSIFLYSFIINAAETEPKLEQTYKIIPGSSIQAFQFKLQNGLQFFIVPDHRNPVATIHFILDAGSNRESKGTTGLAHFFEHMMFRKSVGAPEGNYDKVLNSFGGSGNAGTSDSYVTFYSSFPSPALEQMLKLEANRFLNLDITEPYFSIEKGAVISERKLRVENDPFTRSSEIIRAITERNTPLEWITIGSKQDVENMSIENAKTFYKNFYTPDNTTIFIGGPFDPKKVANLVQKYFGSWKGNLKVTHQKFPADYLTRDLGKKFVCGAPINSQKYKINYPSFSKNINDLVNVIIFKTLLDDHPDGRFERRLVKEKIATDFSFYKVFWQNQSNPLLATFSLSNEQKFENALKFWENGVKEVLNKPISEKIKKQILKQLAVSNAETAEKMTNLVNTIFEDVFFLKNINSTSQIEKLVKSASTTEFRKWVTVNLANKNNYITGIVPTGKAESCQDLYTNFYKK; translated from the coding sequence ATGCGCTTAACCAGAACGCATTTTAGTTACTTTAAAACCATTTTTCTTCCTATAAAAACACTATTAATTTTATCAATATTTTTATATTCCTTCATAATTAATGCTGCTGAAACTGAGCCCAAATTAGAACAAACTTATAAAATTATTCCCGGCTCTTCCATTCAAGCATTTCAGTTTAAATTACAAAATGGACTTCAATTTTTTATCGTTCCAGATCACCGCAATCCAGTTGCTACCATTCATTTTATACTAGATGCTGGAAGTAATCGGGAATCTAAAGGCACTACAGGATTAGCACATTTTTTTGAGCATATGATGTTTCGGAAATCCGTAGGAGCACCTGAAGGAAATTATGATAAAGTGTTAAATTCCTTTGGAGGATCAGGAAATGCTGGAACCAGCGATTCTTATGTTACTTTTTATTCCTCATTTCCAAGTCCTGCTTTAGAACAAATGCTTAAACTAGAAGCTAATCGTTTTCTTAATTTAGATATTACGGAACCTTATTTCTCTATAGAAAAAGGAGCTGTTATTTCTGAAAGAAAACTTAGAGTAGAAAATGATCCTTTTACCCGCAGTAGTGAAATTATTCGAGCAATCACAGAACGGAACACTCCTTTAGAATGGATTACAATAGGTTCAAAACAAGATGTAGAAAATATGAGTATTGAAAATGCTAAAACATTTTATAAAAACTTTTATACACCAGACAATACTACAATTTTTATTGGTGGACCTTTTGATCCTAAAAAGGTCGCTAATTTAGTCCAAAAATATTTCGGATCATGGAAAGGGAATTTAAAAGTAACACACCAAAAATTTCCTGCGGATTATTTAACCCGTGATTTAGGAAAAAAGTTTGTATGTGGTGCTCCAATTAATTCACAAAAATACAAAATAAATTATCCCTCATTTAGTAAAAACATTAATGATTTAGTAAATGTAATTATCTTTAAAACCTTATTAGATGATCATCCAGATGGTAGATTTGAACGAAGATTAGTTAAAGAAAAAATAGCCACTGACTTTTCTTTTTATAAAGTATTTTGGCAAAATCAAAGTAACCCGCTTCTTGCGACTTTTTCTTTAAGCAATGAACAAAAATTTGAAAATGCTCTTAAATTTTGGGAAAATGGTGTAAAAGAAGTATTAAATAAACCTATTAGCGAAAAAATTAAAAAACAGATATTAAAACAATTAGCAGTATCAAATGCAGAAACTGCAGAAAAAATGACCAATTTAGTCAATACTATTTTTGAAGATGTATTTTTTCTAAAAAATATCAATTCTACAAGCCAAATAGAAAAATTAGTTAAGTCAGCTAGTACAACTGAATTCAGAAAATGGGTAACAGTTAATCTGGCAAATAAAAATAATTATATAACAGGCATAGTACCAACAGGTAAAGCAGAGTCGTGTCAAGATTTATATACAAATTTCTATAAGAAATAA
- a CDS encoding AAA family ATPase, which translates to MNTGITIDREKETAVIGNITVRLAKEFEIKADWLGNELAAHQLRASWLRLSDDDLPMNPRLVGKPGVGKTTLAVAVARELKYPVYLMQGTSDTRPDDLIVTPVITEGKQISYVASPIVTAMLLGGVCILDEGNRMSEKSWASLASLLDHRRYVDSIIAGVRIHAHKEFRFVTTMNDDSSVYDLPEYIQSRLNPQIFLDFADIETEARIIRFAVPYVEENLLSLLVTFLAIAHKYEESFSVRDGIQIAKYAQRLKSLNKELTLPKALKASVYSILGEDALKYFPADEQMQNESQSSTRPNLRPV; encoded by the coding sequence ATGAATACTGGTATTACAATCGACAGAGAAAAAGAAACTGCAGTTATTGGAAATATAACAGTAAGACTTGCAAAAGAATTTGAAATCAAGGCAGATTGGCTTGGAAATGAACTCGCAGCCCATCAACTAAGAGCATCATGGCTTCGTTTATCTGATGATGATCTTCCGATGAATCCTAGACTTGTTGGAAAACCTGGAGTTGGTAAAACAACATTAGCTGTTGCGGTTGCACGGGAATTAAAATATCCAGTTTATTTAATGCAAGGAACAAGTGATACCCGTCCTGATGATTTAATTGTTACTCCCGTTATTACTGAAGGGAAACAAATTAGTTATGTCGCAAGTCCTATAGTAACAGCCATGTTACTTGGCGGCGTGTGTATTTTAGACGAAGGCAATCGTATGTCTGAAAAAAGTTGGGCTAGCCTTGCATCTTTACTTGATCATCGTCGTTATGTTGATTCCATTATTGCAGGAGTTCGTATTCATGCGCATAAAGAATTTCGCTTTGTTACCACAATGAATGATGATTCCAGTGTGTATGATTTACCAGAATATATTCAAAGTCGTTTAAACCCACAAATATTTTTAGATTTTGCTGATATTGAAACAGAAGCAAGAATTATTCGCTTTGCAGTTCCTTATGTAGAAGAAAATTTACTATCATTATTAGTAACATTTTTAGCAATTGCGCATAAATATGAAGAATCATTTTCTGTGCGTGATGGAATTCAAATAGCAAAATATGCACAACGATTGAAAAGTTTAAATAAAGAATTAACTTTACCAAAAGCTTTAAAAGCTAGTGTTTATTCTATTTTAGGAGAGGATGCTTTAAAATATTTTCCTGCAGATGAACAAATGCAAAATGAATCACAATCCTCAACTCGACCAAATTTAAGACCAGTATAA
- a CDS encoding insulinase family protein → MFLFLKNTKFYLLNSAALLLTCVSSYAQDLKSQRPVVFSKPIELDWRSYTWPSINYNRTAIDGGAAIYSLQNDSNLKFKINIVLPGGVFALPQEDRPAFGALVDLLILGGSGNFSFDELENYSSENGINIRTNILANGQLMLSADALTQDFNKVSELLRNILLKPRFEANSLPLWKQRTIDSFKNLIDFNTFDKQFRLIDQQANSILFGKNHYFAKALERSSPAVIEKITFEKIKELYKLTINKNGLNTFISGNYTESDFDKVKKLISDLPHLTPQIRTWLPQKDIEAENITKIRTVLITKPDMSQSNISLRYYFPKIGKLNSFESTQFDILEEIFSSSGGIVGNDRFTKALRADSGISYSPHAYFNETTLYPNTNFGMFHLTFQSPNERLAEAVKLATSTWNNFIQNGISQEELDNTRTALINRMLATEITIYNKSDEVMNQILKGNLPSVNPIEFNLAKLDKQKDVQELNKLLKRVQKESVYPVLVIMGNPNADEMKELKNISDIDLVSTNDLNNLIKPYVK, encoded by the coding sequence ATGTTTCTTTTTTTAAAAAATACTAAATTTTATTTACTTAATTCAGCTGCGCTACTTTTAACTTGTGTGTCTAGCTATGCACAAGATTTAAAAAGTCAGCGCCCAGTTGTTTTTTCAAAACCTATTGAACTAGATTGGCGCTCATATACTTGGCCTAGTATTAATTATAATCGGACAGCTATAGATGGTGGGGCTGCGATTTATAGTTTACAAAATGACTCTAACTTAAAATTCAAAATTAATATTGTCCTTCCAGGCGGTGTTTTTGCATTACCTCAAGAAGATCGTCCTGCGTTTGGAGCTCTTGTTGATCTATTAATATTAGGTGGAAGTGGAAATTTTAGTTTTGATGAATTAGAAAATTATTCTTCTGAAAACGGAATTAATATTCGCACAAATATACTAGCTAATGGGCAACTCATGCTTTCTGCAGATGCTTTAACACAAGATTTTAATAAAGTTTCAGAGTTATTACGTAACATCTTGCTAAAACCAAGATTTGAAGCCAATAGCCTTCCTTTATGGAAACAAAGGACAATAGATAGTTTTAAAAATTTGATAGATTTTAATACCTTTGACAAACAATTTAGATTGATAGATCAGCAAGCAAATAGTATTCTTTTTGGAAAAAATCACTACTTTGCAAAGGCTTTAGAAAGATCTTCTCCAGCTGTAATTGAAAAAATTACTTTTGAAAAAATAAAAGAACTTTATAAATTAACAATTAATAAAAATGGTTTAAATACCTTTATTTCTGGGAATTATACAGAAAGTGATTTTGACAAGGTAAAAAAATTAATTTCAGATTTGCCGCATTTAACTCCGCAAATTCGCACATGGTTACCACAAAAAGATATTGAAGCTGAAAATATAACGAAAATAAGAACAGTTCTCATAACAAAACCTGATATGAGCCAAAGCAATATTTCATTACGTTATTATTTCCCTAAAATTGGAAAATTAAATTCATTTGAAAGTACACAATTTGATATTTTAGAAGAAATTTTTTCGTCCAGTGGTGGGATAGTCGGAAACGATAGATTTACAAAAGCGCTGCGTGCTGATTCAGGAATAAGCTATTCACCTCACGCTTATTTTAATGAAACAACCCTTTATCCAAATACAAATTTTGGCATGTTTCATTTAACTTTCCAAAGTCCAAATGAAAGATTAGCTGAAGCAGTTAAATTAGCTACTTCTACATGGAATAACTTTATTCAAAATGGAATTTCACAAGAAGAATTAGATAATACAAGAACGGCTCTAATCAATAGAATGTTGGCTACAGAAATTACTATATATAACAAATCAGATGAAGTTATGAACCAAATTTTAAAAGGAAATTTACCAAGTGTAAACCCAATAGAATTTAATTTAGCAAAACTAGACAAACAAAAAGACGTACAAGAATTAAACAAACTTTTAAAAAGAGTCCAGAAAGAATCAGTTTATCCTGTTTTAGTCATTATGGGTAATCCTAATGCAGATGAAATGAAAGAATTAAAAAATATTTCAGATATTGACTTAGTAAGCACTAATGACTTAAACAATTTAATAAAACCTTATGTAAAGTAG